One genomic region from Cryptococcus deuterogattii R265 chromosome 7, complete sequence encodes:
- a CDS encoding mannosyl-oligosaccharide 1, whose translation MPYTPAYPSSSSDPEKGLPASPSSLARHMLVPRKPRWILGGLFICGVVLYYMNSDKHEKPSGRGGSWDAEGDDSMVGWKPSDDKNEPFIYSDYIVDDQGNHFIKGWQQPITPMHPDVDLLPRAPSIFPYLNISESELPEEKIFPDSDLRQIISEPPELPEEQSNSMPEGAWSQKWSGPEVWDQPRREMKRVQWEGFAGGRDRWESENERKVREERKDAVKRGFKHAWEAYKRHAWGHDEIRPVSLTASDPFNGWGATIVDSLDTLLLMGFSNEYNLCRPHINQLNFHWVNGRDWSEGYIPEDLGGSGEVFLLNRDKTVRLPVFETSIRYLGGLLGAYDLSGDDLLLERAVDLANVLSTAFKTGSGLPIGRVDPGTKDEMIRLGTVSVAEVGSMSLEFIRLAQITKNRKWFDLAQRAMDYIHERVIPRGTHSPLIPMWFQPDAPLNTPMNGGLTFGGLADSYYEYLIKTYKLLGASEVSQVWRDVYERSIDKAKETLYVDIDIVPGRDILAIGKLENGKLIPELEHLTCFIGAMLGLGAKLLNRPEDMRDAERVTASCYWLSADTPTGLQPEVVEWYAPHETSVMYENVSISGGGKYHPLVYSEKDFKGRDGMHRDRNGVLRWNEDNEPVLFADREKKKNPETPIKYGQRLKGTPTGARKVSTRGLNRPETIESIFYMYRITGDRKWQEKGWKMFTSWMNTSTVDGGFSSVEDVTVSHVRFSDNMESFALAETFKYHFLLQSEPDVLSLDDYVLNTEAHPLLTNPKLDPKAHTSHTRFWSPPSSQDLGVRAQGTNVQKYARLEVIERASSPFRPPPPQNAPGGGGGRGMGGGGGKPGVIPELPPEVLKNRIN comes from the exons ATGCCGTACACGCCCGCCtatccttcctcgtcctcagATCCTGAGAAAGGCCTTCCTgcctccccttcctcactGGCCCGCCATATGCTTGTGCCTAGGAAGCCAAGATGGATTCTGGGCGGCTTGTTCATATGCGGGGTGGTCTTGTACTATATGAACAGTGACAAACACGAAAAGCCATCGGGTCGTGGCGGATCGTGGGATGCGGAAGGTGATGATTCGATGGTCGGTTGGAAACCTTCAGATGACAAAAATGAGCCTTTCATATATAGCGACTACATTGTCGACGACCAGGGGAACCACTTTATCAAGGGATGGCAACAGCCCATCACCCCCATGCACCCGGATGTCGACCTCCTTCCACGCGccccttccatcttcccctatctcaacatctccgAGTCCGAACTGCccgaagagaagatatTCCCCGATTCGGATCTTCGTCAGATCATTTCCGAGCCTCCAGAACTCCCTGAAGAGCAATCCAATAGCATGCCAGAGGGTGCATGGTCCCAAAAATGGAGTGGACCAGAGGTCTGGGATCAGCccagaagagagatgaaaagagtCCAGTGGGAAGGGTTCGCTGGTGGAAGGGATCGCTGGGAAAGCGAGAATGAAAGAAAGGTcagggaggaaagaaaggacgCGGTGAAGAGAGGTTTTAAACATGCCTGGGAAGCTTATAAACGCCATGCTTGGG GACATGACGAGATCAGACCGGTTTCGTTAACGGCTTCAGATCCCTTCAATGG CTGGGGGGCTACCATTGTCGACTCTCTTGACACGTTGCTTCTTATGGGCTTTTCAAATGAATACAATCTCTGTCGCCCACATATTAATCAGCTCAATTTCCATTGGGTTAATGGGCGTGACTGGAGCGAAGGATATATTCCGGAGGATTTAGGCGGCAGCGGTGAGGTGTTTCTTCTCAACCGTGATAAAACTGTCCGTCTACCTGTATTTGAGACCAGTATCAGGTACCTTGGCGGTCTTCTTGGAGCTTATGACCTTTCCGGCgatgatcttcttcttgaaagGGCTGTCGATCTGGCAAATGTTCTCAGCACTGCTTTCAAGACAGGTTCAGGTCTACCGATCGGCCGAGTGGACCCTGGTAcgaaagatgagatgattCGACTCGGCACTGTTTCTGTGGCTGAAGTAGGCAGTATGTCGCTTGAGTTCATTCGGTTGGCTCAAATAACAAAAAACCGTAAATGGTTTGATCTCGCACAAAGAGCGATGGACTATATCCATGAACGAGTTATCCCCCGCGGCACCCATTCTCCTCTGATTCCCATGTGGTTCCAGCCCGATGCCCCTTTGAACACTCCGATGAATGGCGGTCTCACCTTTGGTGGACTTGCCGATTCTTATTACGAGTACCTCATCAAGACGTACAAACTTTTGGGCGCTAGCGAAGTCTCGCAAGTGTGGCGAGATGTATACGAACGCTCAATCgacaaggccaaggagacCCTGTATGTCGACATTGACATTGTACCCGGCCGCGATATCCTAGCAATTGGCAAGCTTGAGAACGGGAAACTCATTCCAGAGCTCGAACATCTCACATGCTTCATCGGCGCTATGCTTGGTCTTGGAGCGAAACTTTTGAACAGGCCCGAGGATATGAGGGATGCGGAGAGAGTCACGGCGTCGTGCTACTGGCTCTCAGCTGATACGCCAACTGGTCTTCAACCTGAAGTCGTCGAATGGTATGCTCCCCATGAGACGTCGGTCATGTACGAGAATGTTTCAATCTCTGGGGGCGGTAAATACCACCCCCTGGTCTATAGCGAGAAGGATTTTAAAGGCAGAGATGGCATGCACAGGGATAGAAACGGTGTCTTGAGGTGGAATGAAGACAATGAGCCTGTTTTGTTCGCCGATCgcgagaagaaaaagaatccAGAAACACCTATCAAGTATGGCCAGAGACTAAAAGGTACGCCCACCGGCGCCAGAAAAGTCTCGACCCGAGGCCTCAACCGACCCGAAACCATCGAGTCGATATTTTACAT GTATCGTATCACTGGCGATCGTAAATGGCAAGAGAAGGGCTGGAAGATGTTCACATCGTGGATGAACACCTCCACGGTGGATGGGGGATTTAGTAGTGTTGAAGATGTCACAGTCTCGCATGTGAGATTCAGTGACAACATGGAAAGCTTTGCTCTGGCCGAAACGTTCAA GTATCATTTCCTACTTCAATCAGAGCCGGATGTTCTTTCTTTGGATGATTATGTGCTCAACACGG AggcccatcctctcctgACCAATCCCAAGCTTGATCCTAAAGCTCACACGTCTCACACTCGCTTTTGGTCacccccttcttctcaagatCTTGGAGTGCGCGCTCAAGGTACTAATGTCCAAAAGTATGCTCGCCTCGAGGTCATTGAGCGGGCTTCATCGCCTTTCCgtcctccccctcctcagAATGCTCCaggaggaggcggtggaagaggaatggggggaggaggaggaaaaccTGGCGTTATCCCGGAACTCCCTCCAGAGGTTTTAAAAAATAGAATCAATTAG
- a CDS encoding succinate dehydrogenase ubiquinone iron-sulfur subunit mitochondrial yields MVRPATILRSFNAIPSTSRPLAAAARSFHSTASAQLATPVEGKKPQIKEFKIYRWNPDVPSEKPKLQTYKVDLSQCGPMMLDALIKIKNELDPTLTFRRSCREGICGSCAMNIDGVNTLACLCRIPKDTSKESKIYPLPHMYVVKDLVPDLTHFYKQYKSIEPYLKNDNPPEKGEFLQSQADRKKLDGMYECILCACCSTSCPSYWWNQDEYLGPAVLMQAYRWMADSRDSYGAERKEKMQNTMSLYRCHTIFNCSRTCPKGLNPAAAIAKMKLEMATGE; encoded by the exons ATGGTCCGCCCTGCCACCATCCTCCGTTCTTTCAACGCtatcccttccacctctAGACCGCTCGCCGCTGCTGCCAGGTCTTTCCATTCTACTGCTTCGGCTCAGCTCGCCACCCCTgttgagggaaagaagcCTCAAATCAAGGAGTTCAAGATCTACCGATGG AACCCCGATGTCCCCAGTGAGAAGCCCAAGCTCCAAACATACAAGGTTGATCTCTCTCAATGTGGCCCTATGATGCTCGACGCTTTG atcaagatcaagaatgAGCTCGACCCCACTCTTACTTTCCGACGATCATGCCGAGAGGGTATCTGTGGCTCTTGTGCCATGAACATTGACGGTGTCAACACTCTTGCCTGCTTGTGCCGAATTCCCAAAGATACCTCCAAGGAATCCAAGATCTACCCCCTTCCTCACA TGTACGTGGTCAAGGACCTCGTACCCGATCTTACCCACTTCTA CAAGCAATATAAGTCTATCGAACCTTACCTCAAGAACGACAACCCCCCAGAAAAGGGAGAGTTCCTTCAAAGTCAGGCGGacaggaagaagttggATGGAATGTACGAATGTATTTTATGTGCTTGTTGCTCAacctcttgcccttca TACTGGTGGAACCAAG ATGAATACCTCGGTCCCGCAGTGTTAATGCAGGCTTACCGCTGGATGGCTGACTCTCGA GATTCTTACGGCGCTGAgcgaaaggagaagatgcaGAACACCATGTCCCTTTACCGATGCCACACTATCTTCAAC TGTTCTCGAACATGTCCTAAGGGTCTTAACCCTGCTGCCGCGATTGCCAAGATGAAGCTCGAGATGGCCACCGGCGAGTAA
- a CDS encoding malate dehydrogenase NAD-dependent, producing the protein MFARQVAKNSSSLARGFASSARSNRKVAVLGAAGGIGQPMSLLLKQNPGVTALSLYDIRGAPGVAADISHVNTHSTVKGFEKDDIKEALTGAEIVIIPAGVPRKPGMTRDDLFNTNASIVRDLAEACAEYCPKAFIGVIANPVNSTVPIFAEVYKKKGIFDEKRIFGITTLDVVRASRFLGELKGKDPKDVKVTVVGGHSGVTIVPLLSQTPEGKDVSGEAYKALVHRIQFGGDEVVKAKAGTGSATLSMGYAGARFTDSLIRALNGETGIVEPTFVKSPLYESEGVEYFASNVELGPEGVKKINPVGQLSAEEQELLKACLPDLAKNIKKGVDFVKA; encoded by the exons ATGTTCGCTCGTCAAGTCGCTAAgaactcctcttccctcgccAGGGGCTTTGCTTCCTCTGCCAGGTCTAACAGGAAGGTCGCTGTCCTCGGTGCCGCCG GTGGTATCGGTCAGCCCAtgtctctcctcctcaagcaGAACCCCGGTGTCActgctctttccctctACGACATTCGAGGTGCCCCCGGTGTTGCTGCTGACATTTCCCACGTCAACACTCACTCTACCGTCAAGGGTTTCGAGAAGGACGA CATCAAGGAGGCTCTTACTGGCGCTGAGATTGTCATCATCCCTGCTGGTGTCCCCAGGAAGCCCGGTATGAC CCGTGACGACCTTTTC AACACCAACGCTTCTATTGTCCGTGACCTCGCCGAGGCCTGTGCCGAGTACTGCCCCAAGGCTTTCATCGGTGTCATCGCCAACCCCGTCAACTCTACCGTCCCCATCTTCGCTGAGGTttacaagaagaagggcatctttgacgagaagaggatcTTTGGTATCACCACCCTCGACGTTGTCCGAGCTTCCCGATTCCTCGGTGAGCTCAAGGGCAAGGACCCCAAGGACGTCAAGGTCACCGTTGTCGGTGGTCACTCTGGTGTCACCATcgtccctctcctctcccagACCCCCGAGGGCAAGGACGTCAGCGGTGAGGCTTACAAGGCCCTCGTCCACAGGATCCAGTTCGGTGGTGACGAGGTCGTCAAGGCCAAGGCCGGTACCGGTTCCGCTACCCTCTCCATGGGTTACG CTGGTGCCCGATTCACCGACTCTCTTATCCGAGCGTTGAACGGTGAGACCGGTATCGTCGAGCCCACTTTCGTCAAGTCTCCCTTGTACGAGTCTGAGGGTGTCGAGTACTTTGCCTCTAACGTTGAGCTCGGCCCTGAGGGtgtcaagaagatcaaCCCTGTTGGCCAGTTGAGCGCTGAGGAGCAGGAGTTGCTCAAGGCTTGTCTCCCCGA CCTTGCCAAGAACATCAAGAAGGGCGTTGACTTTGTCAAGGCTTAA
- a CDS encoding solute carrier family 25 (peroxisomal adenine nucleotide transporter) member 17, with protein MTAKEALVKAYIDEGIGGLYSGLGSSLFGIALTNGVYYAFYEEMRSALIRRRSKTPASSGGLTTKEGIIAGLVAGSITTIVTNPVWTVQTAQATYTADPLSKTDKEPDIKPSAMRVVKGIIEKDGIKGLWRGIGPALVLVVNPVIQYTTFERLVAALLKYRLLSHGATPVGKTALGRSSLSDWDFFILGAASKLVATSSTYPYIVVKSRLQAATHQYKSSFRAILHILRAEGVSGLYAGLTLKLLQSVLTAAFMFAAQRRIYVLVKYLLNLSVRKQKAVVALG; from the exons ATG ACCGCCAAAGAAGCACTGGTCAAAGCCTACATAGACGAAGGTATAGGTGGATTGTATTCAGGCCTCGGCAGCTCTCTTTTTGGTATTGCCCTCACGAATGGCGTTTACTATGCTTTTT acgaagagatGCGTTCAGCTTTGATTCGTCGTAGAAGTAAAACCCCAGCCTCCAGCGGTGGTTTAACTACTAAAGAAGGCATCATTGCTGGTTTGGTAGCAG GCTCGATCACTACGATTGTCACTAACCCAGTCTGGACTGTACAGACTGCTCAAGCTACCTATACTGCAGATCCTTTGTCGAAGACAGATAAGGAGCCAGATATTAAGCCATCAGCAATGCGAGTAGTTAAGGGCATAATCGAGAAAGATGGGATCAAGGGTCTATGGAGAGGTATCGGACCCGCTTTGGTGCTGGTTGTCAACCCAGTGATTCAG TATACCACGTTTGAAAGGCTAGTGGCCGCTCTCCTTAAATACAGACTTCTATCGCATGGTGCTACTCCTGTTGGGAAAACAGCTTTGGGCAGAAGCTCTCTTAGTGATTGGGACTTTTTCATTCTGGGTGCGGCAAGCAAGCTTGTTGCGACTAGCTCCACATATCCATAC ATCGTAGTCAAGTCCCGTCTC CAAGCCGCCACTCACCAGTATAAGTCCTCCTTCAGAGCTATTCTGCACATCTTACGGGCCGAAGGAGTCTCTG GTCTGTATGCCGGGCTAACACTCAAGCTCCTTCAATCGGTCCTCACAGCTGCTTTCATGTTTGCAGCCCAGCGACGTATTTATGTGCTGGTGAAA
- a CDS encoding universal stress protein: MSLPPAILQNNNSSGGTSNLVVPADGSTTVNDSTITLPSSQDPTSPSASTPNLIPNSASRVSVQLPEQPLSHQRSHSGSGGYTNNANLPSAMSHHSHFPRSSTNSSVQQEGKYRRKVGFEAFEAGPGTLFAFTCQSKSGGYKRSRNTRVFAVAVSPDESGETALEWLMSELVEDGDEVVAIRVIEIDEGERHSEKAQEEFREEAQALLKTILEKNDEIDDLRKISVIVEFVAGKSTSTLLKMIALYRPDSLVVGTRAQRSRLQSWGKALGAPGMGSVSRFCVSHSPVPVIVVRPERKVKKHLEKRQNDPKRGQYAAIVGPDGLALSRSRSRERSAGGMSE; the protein is encoded by the exons ATGTCACTCCCTCCGGCAATCCTTCAGAATAACAACTCTAGTGGAGGCACATCTAACCTCGTCGTCCCTGCGGACGGCTCAACCACAGTCAATGACAGTACAATCACCCTTCCATCTTCGCAAGATCCGACCTCGCCGTCGGCGTCCACCCCCAACCTCATTCCCAACTCTGCTTCCCGAGTCTCAGTGCAGCTTCCCGAGCAACCCTTGTCCCATCAACGATCCCATTCTGGTTCTGGCGGCTATACAAACAATGCAAATCTCCCAAGTGCAATGTCACACCATAGTCACTTCCCTAGGTCTAGCACGAATTCAAGCGTACAACAGGAAGGGAAGTATAGGAGGAAAGTTGGATTCGAGGCATTCGAAGCGGGACCTGGAACCTTATTTGCCTTTACATGCCAA TCAAAAAGTGGTGGCTATAAACGATCTCGCAACACTCGAGTGTTCGCGGTGGCTGTATCTCCGGATGAATCGGGCGAAACCGCGTTGGAATGGCTTATGAGCGAACTagtggaggatggtgacGAAGTGGTAGCTATCAGAGTCATTGaaattgatgaaggag AGAGACATTCCGAAAAGGCACAGGAAGAGTTCAGGGAAGAAGCACAGGCTCTACTCAAGACTATCTTGGAAAAAAATGACGAAATCGACGATCTCCGAAAG ATTTCTGTCATTGTCGAGTTCGTTGCAGGTAAATCAACAAGCACATTGCTCAAAATGATCGCTCTTTACAGGCCCGACT CTTTGGTCGTTGGTACCAGAGCCCAACGCTCAAGGTTACAATCCTGGGGTAAAGCTCTTGGTG CCCCTGGTATGGGTTCCGTCTCTCGATTTTGTGTCTCCCACTCTCCTGTCCCCGTCATCGTCGTTCGCCCCGAACGTAAAGTCAAGAAACATCTCGAAAAGCGACAAAATGATCCTAAGCGAGGGCAATACGCTGCCATTGTCGGCCCTGATGGCTTGGCGCTGAGTAGGAGTAGGAGTAGGGAGAGAAGCGCTGGAGGAATGAGCGAGTGA
- a CDS encoding lactamase has translation MSIVINPASTKPPTRDNANPPTHLPVAKAEKQHPSKAGGENASVYFVGTATTILEWEGIRVLTDPNFLHAGDHVHLGPGVSSTRLTNPSVDLHDLPRIDLVLLSHYHADHFDQEVEASLRRDLPIISTAHAKKALSSKGDDSFTNVHDLEPFQELMINVKDDMTRKQPRIRVTGMPGKHVAGAMEILNEYVSAIPPTNGWMVELGYENDNIFKTGYRIYISGDTLMVNELKEIPKRYPNHPIDLMLIHLGGTTVPSPKMLPLAVMVTMDAKQGVELMRLIKPDVTIPIHFDDYDVFASPLEDFQKLVQQEGLGGGVVYLDRGEKYQFCVRS, from the exons ATGTCTATCGTTATCAATCCCGCGAGCACGAAGCCTCCCACACGCGATAACGCTAATCCTCCCACGCATCTCCCCGTCGCCAAAGCTGAGAAGCAGCATCCGTCTAAAGCTGGCGGTGAGAATGCTTCAGTTTATTTCGTTGGGACTGCCACGACGATTCT ggaatgggagggaatCCGAGTCTTGACAGAC CCTAACTTTCTTCACGCCGGGGATCACGTTCACCTTGGCCCAGGCGTCTCCAGCACCCGTCTAACCAACCCATCAGTGGATTTACACGATCTCCCCCGGATtgaccttgttcttctctcccattATCATGC CGACCATTTCGACCAAGAAGTCGAAGCCAGTCTCCGCCGCGATCTTCCTATTATCAGCACTGCACACGCTAAAAAGGCATTGTCATCGAAAGGGGACGATTCATTCACAAATGTTCATGACCTGGAGCCGTTCCAAGAACTCATGATCAATGTCAAGGACGATATGACGCGAAAACAGCCCCGGATCCGAGTCACTGGTATGCCTGGGAAGCATGTTGCCGGTGCGATGGAGATATTGAATGAATACGTATCCGCT ATTCCCCCGACAAACGGTTGGATGGTCGAACTCGGCTATGAAAATGATAATATCTTTAAAACAGGCTACCGCATCTATATTTCGGGCGATACTCTGATGGTCAACGAACTCAAGGAAATTCCCAAACGATATCCTAACCATCCCATTGATCTGATGCTCATTCATCTCGGTGGGACGACCGTGCCATCTCCAAAGATGTTACCGCTGGCTGTGATGGTGACTATGGATGCTAAGCAAGGGGTTGAGTTGATGCGATTGATAAAGCCGGATGTGACCATTCCGATCCATTTTGATGATTATGATGTGTTTGCGAGTCCGTTGGAGGATTTTCAGAAACTTGTTCAGCAGGAAGGCTTAGGTGGGGGCGTGGTGTATTTGGATCGGGGGGAGAAATATCAGTTCTGTGTTAGGTCATAA
- a CDS encoding AMME syndrome candidate protein gives MSPAGVIPICTPLHPIWAFDVLTAHLEHTAHTDPPFHNPHDSYPLFVSWHVAKPGRKHVLRGCIGNFLPMPLAEGLKDYALISALKDHRFSPIKAAELPTLLCDVSLLTPFVTIADPLDWTPGEHGIHITFTHPIDHTRSYSATYLPHICPEQGWTKEETVLSAISKAGYKGKVKVGDKVWKRLHVKIYGSIKVEASWQDYVEWKQSMSETVKTIE, from the exons ATGTCCCCTGCCGGTGTCATTCCCATATGCACTCCGCTCCACCCTATCTGGGCATTCGACGTGCTCACAGCACACCTCGAACACACCGCCCATACCGACCCTCCCTTCCATAATCCCCACGACAGCTA CCCCCTCTTTGTATCGTGGCATGTCGCCAAACCAGGCCGTAAACATGTCTTGAGGGGATGTATAGGCAACTTCCTGCCAATGCCCCTTGCTGAGGGGCTTAAAGACTATGCCTTGATCAG CGCGCTCAAAGATCACCGGTTTTCTCCTATCAAAGCCGCCGAGCTGCCCACTCTTCTTTGCGA CGTTTCTCTCTTGACGCCCTTCGTCACGATCGCCGACCCGCTTGACTGGACGCCGGGTGAACATGGCATTCACATCACTTTTACTCACCCGATCGACCATACCCGCAGCTACTCTGCTACCTATCTCCCACATATTTGCCCCGAGCAAGGATggaccaaggaagagacCGTCTTGTCGGCCATATCCAAAGCCGGTTACAAAGGCAAAGTGAAAGTGGGCGACAAggtgtggaagaggttgcACGTCAAGATCTATGGCAGCATCAAGGTGGAAGCCAGTTGGCAAGATTATGTTGAATGGAAACAATCAATGAGCGAGACTGTAAAGACTATAGAGTAG